The DNA sequence AGATTTGATTGAATTTAAAATCAAAATATTATTATGAAAAATCTTTACGTAGCAGCTCTTTTTTTAGCAGGATTCAATCTTGCGCAATCTCAGGTTTATGATACTGGGAGTTTTGTATTTATGACCGATGTTTCTAATAACGGCGTTGCCGCTGGAAATGTTATGAATGCTGCTCATCTTTATTGGACAGAAGACGCTGGAACTTTGGAAATAGGTGAATTAACAAGTGGTGATTATATCTCCGGATATACCAATGTTACATCAGATGGTAAATTTATCTCTGGAACAATGACGAATCCGGGAACTAATTATGATGAAATGGCAAAATATGAAATTGCAACCGGTACTTGGGCTTTCCTTGGTGGTCTTGGGGCAATGTCTGATATGACTGTAAGTTCTGCCTGGGGAATGACGGGTGATGGTAGTGCAATCGTTGGTCTGGCTTATCCAGCGCCATCAGATGCTCATGCTGTAAAATGGACTCAAGCTGGTGGAGTTGTAGATTTAGGAAGTACAGTGCCTAATAGAAGTTCACGTGGTAATTCAATTACTGATGATGGTACCATAGTAGTTGGATGGCAAGATAATGATTACGGAGACCGAGAAGGAGTTTATTGGAAAAATGGAGTGCAAACTTATCTTAAAGATGACAACGGGATGAATACCGGTGAAGCAGTTTCTGTAACTCCAGACGGTAAAACAATCGTAGGTTTTACGTTTGATAATCCATTTATTTGGAATGAGACCGAAGGTTATACAATGATTACTCATCCAGATCCAGATTTTTCCGGTGCAGCATCTTCAATTACTGATGATGGTAAAACGGTAGTTGGTTATTTCAGACCTTGGAATGGGCAGGCTGTAATGGGCGAAGGTTTCATCTATACCAAAGAAGGTGGAAGAATGAACCTTAACGAATATGTTGCAAGTTTAGGATTTGATGATCTTGGGATAACTTTTGCGCTACCAATGGCAATTTCACCTAATGGACAATACATCACTGGAGCTGGTAGAACTGATGATGATATCAGAGGATTTGTAATTAAACTTCCAGCAGGTGGACTTGCAACTGCTAACGTACAGAATACAAAAATGACCGTTTATCCAAATCCGGCTCAAGATGTTTTATACTTCAACAACGCAAATAAAGTTTCTAGCATTGAAGTTTATAATATGGTTGGACAAAAAGTACTTTCTACAACGGCAATCTCGAAAGAAGGTTTAGATGTTTCTAAATTGACGAAAGGCGCTTATGTTGTTAAAGTGAAAACGGGTAACCAAACAGAAAGCGTTAAGTTGATTAAAAAATAAGGAATTTTTAAAATTCACATACTTACTAAAGAGAATCGTCGCAACATTGCGACGGTTTTTTTATTTTTAATTAATGAGGAATTACCACTTTTGAACCACCGAATTTTGGATCAACACCAAAGAATAAATCCCAGAATACCTTTGTCCGTGCAAAATACTCACGCAGATTAGTCTTAAAGCCTGCCTGTTTATTTACATCTTTTGCATTGTAGCCATATGCCTTAATTCCTTTTTTCTGTGCGATAAAAACGGCTCTTTCATTGTGAAATCGCTGTGAGATAATAATATAAGAGTCTTGTCCGAAAATTTCTTTTGCCCGAACAACGGAATCTAGTGTTCGAAGTCCTGCAAAATCTAAAAATATTTTCGTCTTCGGAATTCCTCTGGCAATTAGTTCATTCTGCATATCTTCCGGCTCGTTATAATTTTTTGTAGAATTATCGCCACTTACAATGATGTAGCTTATTTTTCCACTTTTGTATAATTCTACCGCCGCATCGATTCTATAGGAAAAGTACAGATTCTTATTTCCATTTTTTAAGGTTTTCGAAGTTCCTAAAACCAATCCCACTTTCTCCTTTGGAAGTTTATTAATAGTCGAGGTCACATAATCTTCAGTAGCATTTTCGATTTTTTGGTTTGCCCAAAGAGTAAAGAAAATTCCCAACACGATAAGCGTCAGGAATATTTTAATCATATTTTTAATCAATCTCATTTTATCATTTTTAAAAATCTAAACCATTTGGCAATGCTTTTTTTCTGAAAATCAATAATAACACAGCTCCAACTGTAATTGCAGAATCTGCTACATTAAAAATGTATTTAAAGAATTCGATATGTTTGCCGCCAATTAAAGGAAAGCTTGGTGGCACATGCCAGTCGACTAAAGGGAAATGCAGCATGTCAACCACGCAGCCTTTCATAAATGTAGAGTAGCCTTCACCAAAAGGAACAACTTTAGAAATTCCGCCGTATTCAATCCATCGCCCGATACTTTCATCGTAAACAGTTCCGCTGTCGAAGAGCATTCCGTAAAACATTCCGTCGATTAAGTTACCGATCGCTCCGGCGAAAATCATCGCCATTGGAATTAATAAATAATTGCTGGCACCTTCTTTCAGCCATTTACTGAAAAGGTAAACCATTCCGCCAATTAAAAATACTCGGATAATTACCAGAAAATATTTCCCGATTAACCCACCGAAATGGAAACCGTAAGCCATACCTGGATTTTCTACAAAAGTCAATTTAAAACCTGGAAATACAGGAACGCTTTCTCCTAAATTGAAATGCGTTTTAATATAAAATTTAGAAATCTGATCGATTAAAAGAATGATGAAAGTGATTAATGCTATTTTCTTCATTTCTAATCGTTCTTTGGTTTGTCCTTAAAATTACGTGCTGGTTTGTCTTTTTTTTCAGGAGTTCTTGCTTCAGATTTCGGAGCAGCATTATGATTTCTGGTGTGAAATTTTTCATACTTAATACCCATGTCTTTCATTACGCTTTTTAGCGCGTTAAGTTCCATTTGATTTTTTGGGTGAACAATGAGTGATTCCATTTTTATTTTATTTTTTTTGAAAGTTCGTCTAGTCTTTTTTTATCTTCCGGTGATAGATCTTTCAATCCGTTTGGTCCCATTTTGCTTAAAATTTTATCCACTTCATCTTCGCGATCTTTTCTTTCAGAGTTGTATTGATCGTCAATAGTGTAGTTTTTCTCTTTCGTTGGACTGAATTTTTCTGTAATATCTTTTCGGAAAAAGTAAATGAAAATAACAGCAACTGCAAGTAGTATGAGAATAGTGTTCATGAATTTAAAATAGAAATGCACAAAGTATTCTGTATAAAAATATACCTAATACTTTGCACATTATTTCATGTTACAGGATAAATTTATCGTTGCATATTTTTCGCTTCTATGCTCAACGTCGCATGTGGAACTGCCAGTAATCGATCTTTTGGAATCAATTTACCAGTCACTCTACAAACGCCGTAGGTTTTGTTTTGAATACGGATTAAAGCGTTTTTTAAATCACGCACAAATTTCTCCTGTCTTCCTGCCAAAATAGAATTTTGCTCTTTACTTAGCGTTTCAGCACCCTCTTCAAAAGCTTTGAAAGTTGGCGAAGTATCATCAGTACCATTATTTTGGTCATTAATGAAACTCTCTCTGATCAGCATTAAATCTTTTTCTGCTTTATCTATTTTTGCCTGAATAACTTCTTTAAATTCTTGTAAGTCGGCGTCGCCGTACTTTTGTCTGTCTTCTGCCATAGCTTTAGTGTTTTTTTAATTAATGTAAATCGCTCCCAAAGAAGAAAAATACATTTTTTTTTAAATC is a window from the Kaistella flava (ex Peng et al. 2021) genome containing:
- a CDS encoding vancomycin high temperature exclusion protein; this translates as MIKIFLTLIVLGIFFTLWANQKIENATEDYVTSTINKLPKEKVGLVLGTSKTLKNGNKNLYFSYRIDAAVELYKSGKISYIIVSGDNSTKNYNEPEDMQNELIARGIPKTKIFLDFAGLRTLDSVVRAKEIFGQDSYIIISQRFHNERAVFIAQKKGIKAYGYNAKDVNKQAGFKTNLREYFARTKVFWDLFFGVDPKFGGSKVVIPH
- a CDS encoding DUF2683 family protein, whose protein sequence is MESLIVHPKNQMELNALKSVMKDMGIKYEKFHTRNHNAAPKSEARTPEKKDKPARNFKDKPKND
- a CDS encoding DUF6576 domain-containing protein, which encodes MNTILILLAVAVIFIYFFRKDITEKFSPTKEKNYTIDDQYNSERKDREDEVDKILSKMGPNGLKDLSPEDKKRLDELSKKIK
- a CDS encoding TraR/DksA family transcriptional regulator, with protein sequence MAEDRQKYGDADLQEFKEVIQAKIDKAEKDLMLIRESFINDQNNGTDDTSPTFKAFEEGAETLSKEQNSILAGRQEKFVRDLKNALIRIQNKTYGVCRVTGKLIPKDRLLAVPHATLSIEAKNMQR
- a CDS encoding lipoprotein signal peptidase, coding for MKKIALITFIILLIDQISKFYIKTHFNLGESVPVFPGFKLTFVENPGMAYGFHFGGLIGKYFLVIIRVFLIGGMVYLFSKWLKEGASNYLLIPMAMIFAGAIGNLIDGMFYGMLFDSGTVYDESIGRWIEYGGISKVVPFGEGYSTFMKGCVVDMLHFPLVDWHVPPSFPLIGGKHIEFFKYIFNVADSAITVGAVLLLIFRKKALPNGLDF
- a CDS encoding T9SS type A sorting domain-containing protein, which codes for MKNLYVAALFLAGFNLAQSQVYDTGSFVFMTDVSNNGVAAGNVMNAAHLYWTEDAGTLEIGELTSGDYISGYTNVTSDGKFISGTMTNPGTNYDEMAKYEIATGTWAFLGGLGAMSDMTVSSAWGMTGDGSAIVGLAYPAPSDAHAVKWTQAGGVVDLGSTVPNRSSRGNSITDDGTIVVGWQDNDYGDREGVYWKNGVQTYLKDDNGMNTGEAVSVTPDGKTIVGFTFDNPFIWNETEGYTMITHPDPDFSGAASSITDDGKTVVGYFRPWNGQAVMGEGFIYTKEGGRMNLNEYVASLGFDDLGITFALPMAISPNGQYITGAGRTDDDIRGFVIKLPAGGLATANVQNTKMTVYPNPAQDVLYFNNANKVSSIEVYNMVGQKVLSTTAISKEGLDVSKLTKGAYVVKVKTGNQTESVKLIKK